The window ATAAAGAGTTATTTTACTTAAGTTTCGCAGAGATGAAACTTACTAATAAATAACGGTTAAGTTTTTATAATACCTTCTGCAAAATTTAAGTAAGGTTAATTTAATTTCATCCCGACAAGTCGGGACTAATATCAAATAAATGCCAAAGTTTAAATGTCAAAATCATTATTTCACGTTGATTTATTTATGGAGAGATAAGAAAATTAAGTTGGGTTTATTAGTTTTTTCCAATAAATTTTTGTTTCACCTTTTCATGACATAGGCATCATGCCAGAGGTATATCCGCATTTGGCGGAGATCCTTTGGATAATTGTGGAACTGCTTTTGATACCACTCTAACCTGTCCCCGCGTCCGCGGGGATGGCTTCACCAAGAAGCGGTCAAAATTTTGATTCTTCTTATTTGTAATTTGTCATTTAAAATTTTATTTGAAATTAGAAATTAGATATTTGGAATTATTTATCAAGCTTTGCATAAACGGAACTAACAGAATAAATCATGGTTGACTTTTAATAGTATCTCCTGCGAAACTTGAGTTATTTTATTAAATATTTAGCTATAAAGCTCTTTTCAAGATATGCCGCATTCTCAGGGCACATTTCAATACAGCATAAACATAGAATACATTTTTCTCTACTCAGCTGAGGAATAGTGGAGTCTTTTCCGTCTGGGCTTCCCGATGAAATCGGGGAGACAGATGAAATTTTAAGTGCTGATGTGGGACAAGATTTTACACATATTCCACATTTTGTGCATTTTTCCGGATCAAAGGTAGGATAAGCCCAAAATATCTTTTGAAATACATTCTTAAAAGATGTAGAGAGGCCACGCAAAATTAAGTTAGTTATTTTACTTTTTTTAATGTTTACATTCTTAAGAGTAAAATTTTCACTAAAATCTCCGATTAATCTTATATCATCCAAAGAAATTTGAGTTTGGTCTGCCGCAAACTTAATAGTTGGTATCTTCTTTGGATTGTAGCCCATCATTCTTGATGCACAAAAATCCAGGGCAACGGCGTCCGTACCGCCCAATATTACACCGAAATTCTTTGTATCACCAGAAGAGGGTCCATCACCATCCATACCAACAATTCCGTCCATAAGATTAAAAGCGATTTTATCTTTAACTATTTTGTAAATATCTACAACGATTTTTGCAAATTTTGTTGGGTTTGGTGCAATGCGGTGATAACTTGATTTGGCTAAACCAGGCACGACTCCATAACAATTTTTTATCGCTCCAGTAAAGAGTGTGAGTGTATGAGTTTTTAATTTTGGCAAATTAATTATAGCCTGACATTCTACAAATGGTTTGCTTACAATATATTCTATATTTTCTATGAGTTTTTCTGAAGTAAATTTCTTAAACTTTCTTATACCAGAAATTGCGGAATACAAGATTTCAATATCGTATTTTTTTGATAAATCCTCCATCCCAGTATCATGCAAAACCTTCTCATATTTTACTGTTCCACCTGGATTATCTAATAGGGAGATTTTTATGTTGTAGTCTTTCAAAATTTCAATTACTGCTGCAATAAATTCCGGATGGGTAGTTATTCCTTTTTCTGGAGAATAGGGTCCTAGAAGATTAGGCTTCAGCAAAGCTGAATCAAGGTTATTTAATCTATTTAAAAATTTTTGAGAAGAAAATATTTCATATATGATTTGTTTTATTTTTTCTCTGTTGTAATTCTTACATCTTTTTGCTGCTACTTCTAACATATATAAAATCCAGTATTACCCCTATATCATCAAAAATATGTTATATCTATGTTATCTCAGCTATTGGGAAGAACATAGAGCCATTAGGAACGATGTATGAGCTAAAATCCTTACCATGTTTTTTTATTATAAAATCTATACAATCATCAAATGATTTCATAGGTATAAAGTGAATCCTTCTTACTTTTTCTGGTTTCATACTGCTAATAACCAAAATATCAGCTTTTTTCAGCAATTTTCCTGTTGCAAAAGCACGATGCCCCCCAATTTGAATATCTTTCTGCTTTATTGAAAAAAGCTCATCAAGATTTTTGGCGGAAGCTAAAACTCTTTCCATTTCATCCTGACCGACACCATCCTTACATTCAGCAAACATCACTATTGTGGCTCCGTCTTTAACTAAATCAATGATATTATTTAATGCCTTTTGCGATTGATAGAAATTAATATCTTTAGGATAGCCCCCAGCTGATGTAATAACAACATCGGCATATTGGCTGAATTTTACAGAATACAGATTTCTTATTGCTTCAGCTCCTGTATGAAAAACTTTATCTATATCACCAGCAAAGCAATTCACTAATTGCTTCTTAGCATTTATAAGCATATTTACGCAAAAATCTACACCCACTTTTTCAGCTGCTTCGCACATTTCAAGATGGATGAGATTACCTTCCAAATTCCCCAATCTTGCATAATCATAAATAATATTTGAATGGTTTCTCCGTATGGTTTCATATCCACAGACTCCTGGAAGGATAGACTTTCTACCGCCTCCAAAACCAGCAAAATAATGAGTATTGAGAATTCCAGTAGTTATAAGAAAATCCGCATTTGCGACTGTTTTATTAATTTTTAACTCATTACCTGATTCCATCTTACCGTAAGAAACCAAATTGGATGCCCGACAGTCATGATTTTGGGTACTAAAATTATCAACTATCCAATTACCATACTGAAACCGCATCTCAGCATCAGTCATTTTTCTATGTGTACCATTGGCAATAACAAATCGTATCTTACTCCTATCTATACCGGTTGCTAAAATTTCATCAACCAATGGTTTAAGTAATTGCTCAAATGGTCCTGGTCGTGTAATATCGCTAATAATAACAACAATATTTTTTGGCATTTTCTTTTCTAAAAGCTTTGATAAAGATTCTGTGCCAATAGCGGAGTTTAGTTTTTGTTTAATTAATTGATATGGATTTTTGCATGTTGGTATTTCTTTCATCTCTAATACATCAATAATATTTTCTGAAGATATTTTGAGCTCTTTACAACCTTTGCCGTATTTTAATTTTATATTCATAACTTACTTACCAAATTTATAGAATTATTTTTACAAGATACTATTTCATTTAGTAATCAGGTCAATATTTTCCGAAGAGAAGAGGGAATTCAATGCTTAGAATAATAATGTGCTAATCTTAATGGTTCCGGAATTCTATATTTGGGCGAGCAGGCTAATACTACTCTCAATGACAAATCCAAGCTGATCTTATATCCTTGTGAAACAAAAACTGGTTTTACATCTTTTCTGGTTCGTAAGACAGCCCCAATTACCTTTTTTTGTTCATCCTTTATAAAAGAATATGCTCCTTTTTTATTTTTCGGTTCCTCATACTTACCACAAAGCAAAGATTTTGCACAGCCGATTGTTGGCTTATCTATCAATATACCAATATGTGTTGCCAAACCTAATCTGCGTGGGTGCGCTATCCCCTGGCCATCAAAAAGAATTATATCAGGATTTCCCTTTATCTTTTGAAGAGCTAAAAGCAAAAATGGGGCTTCCCGAAATGATAATAGACCAGGGATATATGGGAAGGCTTGATTTAACGGTTTTTTAATTATAACCTTTTCAATAATTGACCAATCTTTGAGAATAATTAAAACAACTGCTGCTTGCACGATTGCATTCTTTTTCTCATAATTTACATCACAACCAGCAACAGTTTTTATCTCTTCTAAAGATTGATAAGGACATTCAAGAATAACCTTATTTTTAAGCTCATTTTGAATATTTATCGCATCTTGAGATGAGACCTGCCAATTATGTAGTTTTTTTATATTCATCCAAATAAGATTTTAACCACGAATTCATCCCGTTAGATATATGTTGTATCATATATATTGATGATATAATAAAAATTTATCTAACGGGGTAAACACGAAAAAACACAAATTTAATTTATAACTTCTCACTTTAAAACCTATAGTTCATTCTTTGTGTCTTTGAGCCTTTGTGGTTACAATTACCTAAAAGATTTTCCATCCTGCCTTTTTTAATCTAAGAACTGATGTATTATATGGGTTACAAACTTCTTCCTCAAGATAGTCATAGTAGCCTATTTTATGTAGTTTCATTATCATCCGGTTTCTTTCCTTTTTTGGCATAAGCTTGGTGTCACTCATAGCAGCAGCACGAAAGTATATCCCAGCTTCTTTTAGATATTCCAGAGCATGATAGGGGAGTTCATAAAATTTCCCCTGAGCTCCTGTCCTTTTTTCAAATCCTTCAGCCGTTCCTGCTTTAAGCGATACTCTCACATATAAATTATTGTATTTTTTGAGTTCGCAAACAAAATTCTTATCATTTCCTGAAAGAATACCATTTGTTTCTAAAATAAAGAAGTAATTTGTTTTATTTACCAGATTCAAAGCTTCTAGAAGATGTTCTTTACAGATAGTTGGTTCTCCACCTGAAATTCTTAACTTATTTATTCTTTTCTTTCTTGCATTGAGGATTAGTTTATTAACAACTTCTTGTGGGGTATAAAACTTGCCAAACTTGAATGGGAAATCACGTGACAGACTTACCCAACAGAAGATGCACCTGAGACAGCATCCGCAAAGATATCCAGTAGAAATACCACCATAAACGCCTGTACAATAGAAATTCGTATATTTACGAGAGAGATTCTGGCATACAATCTCTTTTGTTTCTTCAGCTAAAAGAAGTGGGTCAAAAGGAGTGAAATCTTTTTCTAAAAATGCTTGATATTTCATTTAGATAGCACATATTACACAAAAAGATTAATTCTATATCATAAAAAATAAATCACTAATTACAAAGTTCTAATCTCTAATAATCCGCCAGCTCCGAAACGGAGTCGCGATAAATCGGGACTGGCGGACAAATACCAAATGACAAATCTCCTATAGGATAGATTACATAAGAAAATTTATTTTGGATATTTGAACTTTGACATTTTATTTGTCATTTGATATTAGGATTTAGAAATTGGCCTATGTCTTTGTGGTGAATAAAACAGATACATTACATCATCAGTAAATTAAATTCTTTTCCAATTCCAATTGATGTTTACGACAAAAATCAGTTCCTTTTATATCAGTTTCTGGTAAGGAATTAGAAAAATGCATTACACATTTTGGATTATCACAATGTCTTAAGCCAAAAGTATGGCCTAATTCATGAACCGCTTCTTTTAATACTCTTTGGAAAAATAACTTCTCATCTTCACTTTTACCATAATAACTTTCTCTTAAACGAGTAATAGAAATTAAACAGAGCTTTCCTCCTAAATCTGCCTGACCAAATATGAAATTTAGTCCATAAGTATAAAGGTCTTTATCTATAATTCCCAGCGTTCTCTTTGCATCAGGTTGGATATTCTTTTTTAACTGGTATAGGATTGGTGTCGCCAAATATTGATTTCTCCATGAATTATAAGTTCCTTCGTCTATAGGTAAAGAAGGGGAAATCTCAACATTTAATTTAAATCTTTCTTGTAAAGGGTCTTTAAGTTTCTCTAATAATGTTTTATCAATCTCTCCAATTGGAACTAAGTAGATTTTTTTCACTTTTGTGAAGTTCATATTATCACAAAAATTTATTTAACAATAATCTTTTTGTATAGAACATCAATCTTTTTCTGTAGCTCAATTGTCAACCAAATAGCCTTTGCCACTTTCATATAATGGTTAATCTCGTCAAGAGAAAGTCTTCGTTTTTTTCTATCCTTTA is drawn from Candidatus Cloacimonadota bacterium and contains these coding sequences:
- a CDS encoding DUF362 domain-containing protein, encoding MLEVAAKRCKNYNREKIKQIIYEIFSSQKFLNRLNNLDSALLKPNLLGPYSPEKGITTHPEFIAAVIEILKDYNIKISLLDNPGGTVKYEKVLHDTGMEDLSKKYDIEILYSAISGIRKFKKFTSEKLIENIEYIVSKPFVECQAIINLPKLKTHTLTLFTGAIKNCYGVVPGLAKSSYHRIAPNPTKFAKIVVDIYKIVKDKIAFNLMDGIVGMDGDGPSSGDTKNFGVILGGTDAVALDFCASRMMGYNPKKIPTIKFAADQTQISLDDIRLIGDFSENFTLKNVNIKKSKITNLILRGLSTSFKNVFQKIFWAYPTFDPEKCTKCGICVKSCPTSALKISSVSPISSGSPDGKDSTIPQLSREKCILCLCCIEMCPENAAYLEKSFIAKYLIK
- the larA gene encoding nickel-dependent lactate racemase, encoding MNIKLKYGKGCKELKISSENIIDVLEMKEIPTCKNPYQLIKQKLNSAIGTESLSKLLEKKMPKNIVVIISDITRPGPFEQLLKPLVDEILATGIDRSKIRFVIANGTHRKMTDAEMRFQYGNWIVDNFSTQNHDCRASNLVSYGKMESGNELKINKTVANADFLITTGILNTHYFAGFGGGRKSILPGVCGYETIRRNHSNIIYDYARLGNLEGNLIHLEMCEAAEKVGVDFCVNMLINAKKQLVNCFAGDIDKVFHTGAEAIRNLYSVKFSQYADVVITSAGGYPKDINFYQSQKALNNIIDLVKDGATIVMFAECKDGVGQDEMERVLASAKNLDELFSIKQKDIQIGGHRAFATGKLLKKADILVISSMKPEKVRRIHFIPMKSFDDCIDFIIKKHGKDFSSYIVPNGSMFFPIAEIT
- the nfi gene encoding deoxyribonuclease V (cleaves DNA at apurinic or apyrimidinic sites), with protein sequence MNIKKLHNWQVSSQDAINIQNELKNKVILECPYQSLEEIKTVAGCDVNYEKKNAIVQAAVVLIILKDWSIIEKVIIKKPLNQAFPYIPGLLSFREAPFLLLALQKIKGNPDIILFDGQGIAHPRRLGLATHIGILIDKPTIGCAKSLLCGKYEEPKNKKGAYSFIKDEQKKVIGAVLRTRKDVKPVFVSQGYKISLDLSLRVVLACSPKYRIPEPLRLAHYYSKH
- a CDS encoding radical SAM protein — translated: MKYQAFLEKDFTPFDPLLLAEETKEIVCQNLSRKYTNFYCTGVYGGISTGYLCGCCLRCIFCWVSLSRDFPFKFGKFYTPQEVVNKLILNARKKRINKLRISGGEPTICKEHLLEALNLVNKTNYFFILETNGILSGNDKNFVCELKKYNNLYVRVSLKAGTAEGFEKRTGAQGKFYELPYHALEYLKEAGIYFRAAAMSDTKLMPKKERNRMIMKLHKIGYYDYLEEEVCNPYNTSVLRLKKAGWKIF
- a CDS encoding archaemetzincin family Zn-dependent metalloprotease — its product is MKKIYLVPIGEIDKTLLEKLKDPLQERFKLNVEISPSLPIDEGTYNSWRNQYLATPILYQLKKNIQPDAKRTLGIIDKDLYTYGLNFIFGQADLGGKLCLISITRLRESYYGKSEDEKLFFQRVLKEAVHELGHTFGLRHCDNPKCVMHFSNSLPETDIKGTDFCRKHQLELEKNLIY